gatgaaaagaggaaagaacaGCAGCACAAACAAGTTGAAGTTACTGACTCTGTTCCTGCTCTCTACGCAGAGAATGCGATCATTGAGAATGCACCTAATCATAACGATCTCAGTGTTCCATGATTAATGACGTAACAAGCAATGAAAAAGCATATGtataatatatatataaagaagttctaatctttattcttcttcttttcatgAAGTTTCCTTCCCTTTATGTCTTCTCTCGTAGGAGATAAGGGTCTGTTGAAGCCCTTTTCTCTATTCATATACTGTCTATACTCGGCCCTCTGAATTTTCTTCACTCCATAGCAATCCGTTCCTTCCACTTTCTTATTCTTAGTAGTTCCAAACCCACTAAATCCCATTAATTTCTTTATTTCATCTATCTTAGAGGTATCGTCTATCAAATCCCTATCTTTGTCCTCTCCCGGAGGTTTTCGTCCACGTTTCTCAAGGTTAGTCTCTTTCACTCGACCTCTCCCTCTGGTTTCTCGCTCTCTATATTTTATTGGTGTTCTTTCAAGCTTTTTGTCTACCTCGTCCTTTTCGCTAGGTTTCAAATTAATTCGGATCTTGCCCATGTTAGCAATTCAGATTGGAAAGACTTATTAGCcgagttgaaggagatttCCATTTTGAGCTGATAACGGAAAATTTTaaggttttttttttatcgagtgaaaaatcgatcaaacttcttttgaGTAAATTGATACTTCTTTACTTCACTTGATATCCTTATATATTGATAATGCCCCAAATTACAAAGCTGTCCAAAAAGCAGCtcaaagcattgaaatTCAAGTCGAAGACATCTGAAAAAGCTGCTagtcaacttgaagaaatagaggttaagaagaagcaggcCGAGGAGGCTAGTCTCaaaccaaagaagaagagaaagactaGAAGGGGACATCACGGTAAAGGAAAGAATGGATCCAATAGTGGGTCCAGATTCCTTTTATTTGTGGGAAATATACCCTATGATATTGGAGAGAAGGAGTTAAGGGAGCATTTCAAAGCTGGAAAGCCGGATATTGTTAGAGTGAGAAAAGATAAGGGTATAGCATTCCTTGAATTCCTCGGAGAGAATGGGCACATTCAAGGACGTATTGATGCCTGTTTAGCACTTCATCATTCTCTGCTGGAGAAACGAAAGATCAATGTGGAACTTACCGCTGGAGGTGGTGGAAATTCGGTGAACAGAGTGGATAAGATTAAGACCAAGAACGATaagttgatgaaagaaCGTATTGATAagattcagaaagaaagggccaagcagcagaagagtAATGAAAAgggagatgatgaagatgaggaggcTACTAAAGCTGCATTGGAAGCCAACAATGGAATACATCCATCAAGGCTGGCCATGATAGAAAAGGACAATTAAAACTCGACAATAATTAATAATGGTAGATTAGACTAAGAAAACTGATAGAGAAACAAAGGAATGGACAGAAAAAAGTAAAAGAGTGAAAGCACCACCATATTgtaaagaaagtgaaaggTGTGAACAGGTTTTAAGAACTCTCTATAGGATAAGGCACTTTTTGGAGTGAGCGACTCTGGAGAgtctgcttctcttcttatgTCCCAAAGTCCTTTCATTACCTGTAGCCCGGCCAGGCTTGGCAGCACTATCGACAGTCTTCTCGGCCACCTTGTCTGCTCCTTTAACCGTTTCTGGAGAAATGACAGCTTTAATGGCAAAGTCAAACACTTCTCTAACACCCTGTTGGGAAGCAGCAGAGCACTCCATGTAACCAGCGCATCCCAACTCCTTTGCCTCGGCCTCGGCCCCTTGAGCATTGATTGGCTGTTCGCCGTTTTCTTCTAGTTGATCTAAAACGTGAGGATCTTCCCTGAGATCAGACTTGGTACCGATAAGAATAACCAAAGTGTCCTTTGGAGTGTGGTGTCGTATTTCGGGAATCCATTTGTTCTTAACGTtcgagaaagaggaggGCTCCACGACAGAGAaacaaatcaaaaaaaCGTCAGTCTGGGTGTATGAAAGAGGTCTCAAGCGATCATATTCCTCTTGTCCAGCAGTATCCCAGAGGTTAATGGTAACTTTTTCGTTATCAACCATCACATTGGCAGAATAGTTATCAAACACAGTAGGCACGTAATCCTCTGGAAATTGATTTGTAGTATAGGAGATAAGTAACGAGGTCTTACCAACGGCACCATCTCCCACCACCACACATTTGATAgatttcatttttttgTATTGAAAACGAGCGAATACAAGCTGACCAAGATGAAGCTAACCAGAAATCTGAAAAGAGGCTCCAAATCTAAACTATTCTTATTAAGAACAGGAATCaccaagagaagagagtaCAACCACCGTTACGTACCCCACaggaaaaagagaaaatcaGACATTCCCATCGTTCGATTTTTTTGTCACGAGAAATCTTCTCC
The sequence above is a segment of the Brettanomyces nanus chromosome 4, complete sequence genome. Coding sequences within it:
- a CDS encoding uncharacterized protein (BUSCO:EOG09344HLO), producing the protein MPQITKLSKKQLKALKFKSKTSEKAASQLEEIEVKKKQAEEASLKPKKKRKTRRGHHGKGKNGSNSGSRFLLFVGNIPYDIGEKELREHFKAGKPDIVRVRKDKGIAFLEFLGENGHIQGRIDACLALHHSLLEKRKINVELTAGGGGNSVNRVDKIKTKNDKLMKERIDKIQKERAKQQKSNEKGDDEDEEATKAALEANNGIHPSRLAMIEKDN